The Hippea jasoniae genome includes the window TGGCAACGGCTACGGGTTTTGTATTGATAATATCATAAGGCATCATGTTTTCATAATCACGCATAATCATCTTATCCCTGATAAGCCGCTGCATCTTCAAAAGACCGTTTCTTACCTCTTTGTATAGCTGATCACCAACAAGATTAACCTTTCTATTTGATAAACTATCCACATCGTCAGGAACAACCTTGTCGTTTTCAAGCAGTATAATATGCTTTATCAGTCCAACAAAATCCTCTTTGGTTAAAACCCTTACACTTTCAGGCACGTCTATCGAAAATGTTTCATTGAGCCTGATGCGTCCTTCCTGGGAAATATCGTATCGTTCAGGATTGAAAAACAGGTTTTCAAAAAACTTGGCAGCATCCTCAACAGATGTATGCTCACCAGGTCTTAGAAGTGTGTGAATAAAGATTCTTGCAACATCGTTGTCATTTAAGCTTTCTGGCAGCTGAATCCTTCTTTTTTTCAAAACCTCTCTGCCTGCAAACAGCGTATTTAAAACAAGATAATCGTCAAGCTCTGAGTAGATTACATCAAACTCTCTATCAAACTGCTTTAAAAAGCTCAACTTCTCTTTTGTTAATTTATCGCCTATACCTAAGAAAACTTCATCTTCTCCGTCTTCTTCAACCTCAACAAGGCTTGCTGAGTATTTATTTTGAAGCTCGATTTCTTTTATTGGAACATATTCAATATTGGCATCCTTCAAAGCCTTTAAAATCCTTGTTGTAATCTTTTTGCCTTCTTTTACCAAAACCTTGCCATCAACCTCTACATCACTATCAACCTTTAAACCGATAATATCCTCACCAACGGCTGCATAAAACCTGCCCGTATCGATTTTGACATGGATAACCTTATAAAATTCTTTCAATATCTCAGCCTCATCCATGCCTATAGCCTGCAGAAGCACTGTTGCAGGGAATTTTTTCTTTCTATCAATTCTTACAGTTAAAATCTCTCTGGGCTCTGTTTCAAACTCTATCCAACTACCCCTATCGGGTATAATCTGGGCATAGAATAAACCTCTTCCGGCAAATTCAGAGAGCTTTTTGAATATAACACCGGGTGATCTGTGAAGCTGCCCAACTATCACCCTTTCAACACCATTTATAATAAAACTTCCCGATTCAGTGATTAAAGGAATCTCTCCAACATATATATCCTGCTCTTTGATATCCTCAATATTTAGCTTTTCCCCTGTTGTTTCATCTATATTCCACAGCGTCAATTTTACTTTAATTATAAGATTTCCAGAATATGAAACAGCCTTAAGCTTACATTCATCCGGTGTAAATTTTGGCGGTGTTATCTCCCAATCCACAAGCTCAAGCCTCAGTCTGCCATGAACATCATCTATGGGAAAAATGGACCTTAATACATTATCCAGATTCTTTTCTTTTTTGGAGTCTTTATCAAGAAAGCTTTTGTATGAATTTATGTTAAGCCTCAACAGGTCGGGAATATCCAGAACCTTCTGTGATTTAGAAAAATCAACACGCATCCTGTATTCCAATTTTAGGGGCTCAGCCATTATGCACCTCGTTTATTTTATAAAGAGTTGTTTTTAGAAAAAAAAAGGAAAGAGACTTCACGCCTCTTTCCTTTGCCCGATATCCTGTCTGACATAAATTATTTAATCTCGACTTCAGCTCCAACCTCTTCAAGTTTGGCTTTAATCTGCTCAGCCTCTTCTTTGCTAACCTTCTCTTTAACAGCCTTTGGTGCTGCATCAACCAAAGCTTTTGCCTCTTTTAATCCAAGACCTGTTATCTCTCTTACAACCTTGATTACCTGAATCTTCTTATCGCCTGCCTTGTTCAATACCACATCAAACTCTGTTTTCTCCTCTGCTTGTGCCTCAGCGCCTCCAGCAGCAGGTGCAGCAGCAACAGCAGCAACAGGGGCAGCTGCAGATACACCAAACTTATCCTCAAGTTCCTTTACAAATTCTGCTAACTCAACAACTGTCATATTCTCAATAAATGCAATAACATCTTCCTTTGTAATCTCTGCCATCTCCAATAAACCTCCTTAACCTTCCTTCTTCTTTTCTTCTATTGCTTTCAATACATACAACAACTGTCTTATATTAGCCGCCAATACATTAACAAATCCACTGATAGGTGCTTTCATGCTGCCAAGCAACTGGGCAAGCAATATCTCTTTTGGCGGCAACTTGCTCAATGCCTTTATATCCTCTTTAGACAGCAGCTTACCATCCAGACAGCCAAATTTTACATCCAGTTTTTCAAATTCTTTGGCCTTTTCTACAATAATCTTTGCAACTACAGCCGGGTCATCAAACCCTAAAGCAAAGGCGTTTGCACCTTTGAGCTGCTCATCAAGCACACTCCATTTTGTTGACTCAATAGCCTTTTTAACAACGCTGTTTTTAATAACATTAAAGGTGCAGTTAGCCTCTTTAAATGTGTTTCTGATA containing:
- the rplJ gene encoding 50S ribosomal protein L10, producing MRRERKVELAQRLREQLEDAKILIAANYQGLTVHQMEDIRNTFKEANCTFNVIKNSVVKKAIESTKWSVLDEQLKGANAFALGFDDPAVVAKIIVEKAKEFEKLDVKFGCLDGKLLSKEDIKALSKLPPKEILLAQLLGSMKAPISGFVNVLAANIRQLLYVLKAIEEKKKEG
- the rplL gene encoding 50S ribosomal protein L7/L12, coding for MAEITKEDVIAFIENMTVVELAEFVKELEDKFGVSAAAPVAAVAAAPAAGGAEAQAEEKTEFDVVLNKAGDKKIQVIKVVREITGLGLKEAKALVDAAPKAVKEKVSKEEAEQIKAKLEEVGAEVEIK